The DNA window TTGGCGATTTTTACCGCCGGGGCCTACGGCTTTACCATGGCCGGCAATTACAACGCCCGTCCCCTCTGTGCCGAAGTGCTGGTGGACGGCAGCCGATTCGCCGTCATCCGCCGCCGCCAGACCTATGAAGACCTCATTGCACCGGAGAAAATAGACTTGTCCTGGCTGCCCGGTCAGCCCGCAAAATAATTTTTGCTTTCTTTTTCTCCCGCGGCTATACTCGCTCTCGCGTCCCAGGGAAGAGTCGGGGCATGGAGAGGAGTTTGCCTATGTTATCACGTTTGTATTCGGTGACGGTCGAGGGAATTGAAGGGGTGCTCTGTGAGGTGGAGGTGGATGTCTCCCGCGGCGGTTTTGAACGGCCGGTTATTGTGGGGCTGCCCGATACAGCTGTCAAGGAGAGCATCGAACGAGTCCGCAGCGCTGTCATCAACTCCGGTTTTCGCTATCCGGACACCCAATCTCTGATTAATCTGGCGCCGGCGGATGTCAAAAAGGTCGGTCCGGCTTTTGATTTGCCGATTGCCCTGGGGATTCTGGCCTGCAGCGGAGCCCTTTCGCCGGAAGCGCTGCGGGACTATGTCGTCATCGGGGAACTGGCCCTCGACGGGCGGGTACGTCCGGTAACCGGGGTGTTGAGTATGGCGATGACGGCGGCCGCCGGCGGCTTTTCCAAAATGATTGTGCCGCTGGACAATGCCCGCGAGGCCGCTGTAGTCAAGGATATCGAGGTCTTTCCGGTCGGCTCGCTGGCCCAGACGGCGGCCCTGCTGAGCGGTCAGCTTCCGATTGAGCCGACGACCGTGGATTTGGAGGCCCTTTTTGAAGAATGCGGAACCTACGAGGTGGATTTTGCGGATGTCAAAGGGCAGGAGTCGGTCAAACGGGCCCTGACGATTGCCGCGGCGGGCGGGCACAATCTGATGATGATTGGACCGCCCGGAACCGGCAAAACCATGCTGGCCCAGCGAATGGCCACCATTCTGCCGCCGATGACCCTGCCGGAGTCGCTGGAAACCACGCAGATTTATTCAGCGGTGGGGCTCCTGCCCAAAGATAAGGCGCTGATTGCCGCTCGGCCTGTGCGGGCTCCGCATCATACCGCCTCCGGGCCTTCACTGGTAGGCGGCGGGACTCATCCGCGGCCGGGCGAACTGTCGCTGGCCCATCACGGCATTTTGTTCCTCGACGAGTTTGCTGAATTTCCCCGCCACGTGCTCGAAATGATTCGCCAGCCCCTCGAAGAAGGGCAGGTAACGGTTTCGCGTGCCAAGGGGACGCTCCGTTTTCCGGCCCGTTTTATTCTGATTGCCGCGATGAATCCCTGTCCGTGCGGCTATTTCGGCACGGCAATGCGGCGGTGTCGCTGCACCCCGACGCAGATTGAACGGTATATGGCGAAAATTTCCGGTCCTCTGATGGACCGAATGGATATCCATATTGATGTGCCGCCGGTGGAGTTTCGAAAGCTTCGCTCCCGGCGCAGCGGCGACGGCTCCGCCCAAATCCGTCTTCAGGTTCAGCAGGCCCGGCAGATTCAGCGGCAGCGCTTTGATCATCCCTTTATGACCAATGCGGCGATGGGCCATAAGCAGGTCGAGCAGTTCTGCACGCTCGATTCGACCTCCGAGATGATGCTTCGTCAGGCGATGACGGAGTTTGCCCTTTCGGCCCGAGCCCACGATAAAATCTGCAAGGTTGCCCGAACGATTGCGGATTTGGAGGGGGCGGAAAACATTCAGCCGGCCCATATTGCTGAGGCCGTCGGCTATCGGAAACTGGATCGGAAGTTATAGACGGAGATTGAACCCTGACGGATGAACCGGACTTGATGGAGGCGCAGACAGACAATCCGGTACAGCCCCGACATTCCGTTTCGCCGGCGTTTCTTTTGATGGTGGTTCTGCCGCCTCTGGCGGCGGTTTGGCTGGTCAACCGCTTTGTGCCGGAGCCGCCGGATGATGCGTCTCGACTGGCCGCGGCAGTCAAGATGCGCAATCCGGAAGCCGTCCGGACGGCTGTTGAACGCCTGCGCACCGAACATCCGGCGTCGCTGCCGTACCATATCCTTTATGCGGAGACGTTTTTTCAGAAGGACGGCGGAGCTTCCTCCGTTTCGGCTCTTTTCGAAGAATATGCCGGCTGGCTGAATGATTCGGAGCCGAACCGCCGCGACATCGGACGGCTGGTTTATGCTCTGATTCATATCAAAACCGGTCAGCTCATTCAGGCATCCGCGTATCTGCAGCAGATTGAAAATCCGCATTGGCCGTATGTGCATCTTTTTCTGGGACAGGCCCTGGCCGGACAGGGAAACTATTCACAAGCCCGGGCGGCATTTGAAGCGGAAATTCAGAACAGAGGACATACCGCCGCGGCCGTCAAAGAACTGGCTGACTTATTTGAGAAAACCCAGGATTCGCAGTCTTTGCGTCGGCTTTGCGAGAATCCGCATTTCCGGGCTTTTCTGCCCGCCCCCACCGTCCGCCGTCTGGCCCTCCGGAACAGACAGCCCCTTGTGTATGCCGCCGCCGTTTTTCGGCCGTTTCGGCAGGCGGCTCATCCGACCGGGATTGCCGCCGCATTTTTCATTCTGCTTCTTTGGGTTGGGTTTCTGCGGCGTCTGGATTTGTTTGAGCCGGAAAAAGCCCGCTGGGTCTGGTTGACCGTTCTGATGGGAATGGCCGCCTTGCTGCTGGTCTTTCCTCTGGGGGATTTGCTTGCCGTTTCCTTTTCGCTCCGACTGAATGTCAGTGCCGGCAGAGATTTGCTGTATTGTATCGTGGCAATCGGTCTGGCGGAGGAGGCTGTCAAACTGCTGCCGGTGCTGGTCATCCTGCGCTTTACGAAAGAAATCAATGAATCGATTGATTATTTGATTTATGCCTCGCTGGGAGCCCTTGGGTTTGCCTTTCTGGAGAATATTCTTTATTTTGACCGTTCCGGGCTGTCCCTTGTGAAAACCAGAGCGATGATGTGCTGTGTGGGCCACATGTTCTATACTTCTTTGGTGATGTATGGAGTCATTTTGGCCCGCTATGGACGTACGGGCACCGTCCGGCGCAATGTTCTGTTCTGTTTTCTGCTGGCATCTTTCCTCCACGGATTTTATGATTTCTTTCTGATAAGTCGGTTTGTCTGGAAAGAGGCGCGGCTGATTTCGGTCGGGCTGGTTTTTCTGGAAGTGCTTTTGTATGTTCGGATGCTGAATAATGCGCTCAATCAGTCCAAGTATTTTGATGCGGCGCAGGCATCTCGGCTTTTTCGTCTGCGAGAGCGGCTCGGTGCCGGACTGGTTGGGGTGGTGATGTTGGAGTATCTGGCGGCGGCTCTTGCAGTCGGGCCGTCGCTGGCGTATGAGCAGTTTCGCGGGACTATTTCGTTTACGTGGGTACTGGTTTTCTTCTTTGCCTCAGCGCTGGGGACCTACAATCTGCGACGGGGTTTCTGGCTTCCGTGGCTGCGAAAACCGAAGCTGCCCACCCAAAATCTTGTTGCAGGAGAGCAGTTATGAAAAAGTCGGTTCGGATTATGCCTTGTCTGGACATGCAGAACGGACGCGTCGTGAAAGGCGTGCATTTTGTGGATATCCGGGACGCCGGCGATCCGGTCGCCTGTGCGCAGGCCTACTGTGAGGCCGGGGCCGATGAGCTGGCTATGCTCGATATTACCGCCACGGTGGAAAACCGCCCGACACTGCTGGAGGTGGTCCGCCGCACGGCAGAGGCGGTTACAGTTCCTTTTACGGTCGGCGGCGGCATTACGGATGCCGCTTCAGCGGAAGCGGTTCTGGAGGCGGGAGCGGATAAAATCTCCGTCAGCAGTGCGGCCTTCCGAAGACCGTCCGTCATCGGAGAAATGGTCAAAGAGTTCGGTCCCGAGCGCATCACTGTAGCCATCGACGTGGACCGCAATCCGGCTCTGCCTTCCGGCTATGAGGTCTATATTGACGGCGGCCGCACTGCCACCGGAACGGATGCCCTCGAATGGGCCAAACGTGTGGATGGGTTCGGCGTGTCCGTCATCCTGCCGACCAGCAAGGCCGCCGACGGGGCCAAAACCGGATATGATTTGCCGCTTATCGAAGCGATTGCACGAAATTGTTCCGCGGAAGTCGTCGCCTCCGGCGGAGCGGGTACGATGGAGCATTTCTATCAGGCCGTTCAGGCCGGGGCCTCTATCCTTCTGGCGGCCTCCGTTTTCCATTTTCACCTGATCGATATTCCCCAGTTAAAACGCTATTTAAAAAGCAAGGGAGTTCCGGTCAGTCTGTCGGAAAAATAGAGTTTTATCGGACAGAAATTTCCGACAGCGGCTTTTCAGGGGGGCTCTGGAAAAGAGGTTATCCGAAGGTCTTTTCCTGCCGATGGATGGATAGAGACTTCGAAGTCGAAGACTTTATCGGAGCATTGTTTCGAGGAGTAAGATATTTCGGATATGGCCGCCGTAAGCCGTTCATCTCGAACAGGGCCGATTCTGATTCCGGAGCTGGAACTGGAACACTTTCAGCCGCCGGTTTCGGAGCCCGGTCCGGTCCGCCATCCGGTCGGTTCCGTTCGGTTTGGCTGGGTAGGGGCCGGGGCGGCCGGCTGCTGTCTGGCCGAATGGTTTTCTCGTCTCGGCTATGAAAAGGTCATTGCTGTCAGTTCCGATGCGGCACATCTCAAATCGCTCAATCTGCCGGAAAACCAAAAATGTCTCTGGCCCGCGGCTCTTCCAAAACGTCTCCGTTTCGGCAGTCCGAAAGAATCTCCCCGTGCCATCGGACGGGATTTATTCGGGAGAATGGAAGAGGTCTTTGGGGAAGATGCAGATTTTCTGATGCTGTGCCTGTCAGAGGACGAATCGGAAAAGGGCGGTTTGGTTTGTTCCCTGATGGATGTGGTGAACAGCTATGCCCGTCTGCTCAGTTTTCGACGTCCGGGACGCACCGCAGGCATTTTTTTATTCGAATTGCCGCATCTTCTCAACAGGTTTCACGGCCTTATCCGGCCTATGGTAGCGGCCGGTTCGCAGGTCGGCGGCGGACGCAGACAGGCGAATGAGGATTTCCTCCGCCGCCGTGCGGAATTGTTTGCTTTGTTTAATCGGTTCAGCGCTCAGCCGACGCCCTATTTGACATTTGATTCCATGGATTATCTGGATGTCCTGACGGCGGGCGGCTGGACGGTGATGGGAGAAAGCCGGCTGTCTGAACCGCCCGACCGAAGCAGCATTTCCCGAGCGGTCCGGCAGGCACTCGAACAATGCACGCTCGGCGGCCGATTCTCCCTGAAGCAGACACAGGCGGCGGCCTGCCTGATGGTCGGCGGACAGGAGATGATGGCCGATATTCCGGGGCTGCCGGATGTGCTGCTGTATGGTTTCGATGTCCTGACAGCCCTGCTCGGACGAGCCCGCGTTCATCGGGGCATTTACGAGGACCAGGACCCCTCCCTTCGCATTTATGTCCTCCTGAGCGGTCTGCAGCCGCAGTCCTGATGGGTTTTTCTCCTCTTGTTTCTTTTCTTAAAAGCGGATAATCTGTCCAGTCGTTCTTTTCAGGAGAAGACGATGCGTGCGGTTGTTCAGCGGGTCAAAAAAGCCGTCTGCCGAGTGGACGGGCAGATCACCGGACAGATTCAGCAGGGGCTTTTGGTCTTTGTCGGCATCGGTGCGGAGGATGCCGATGCGGATGCCGTTTATCTGGCCGACAAGATAGCTCATCTTCGTGTGTTTGAAGACGCCGACGGACGGATGAATCGGAATGTGCAGCAGGTCGGCGGCGGCGTGCTTCTAATCAGTCAGTTTACGCTCTACGGCGATTGTCGCAAAGGCCGCCGGCCGGATTTTACCGCCGCCGCGGGCCCGGAGAAGGCCCGGAAGATGTATGAAGAATTCATTGAACTGCTTCGGGCGAAAGGCCTGACGGTTCAGACCGGCATCTTTGCGGCGATGATGGAAATCGACTGCCTTCAGGATGGGCCGGTGACAATTCTGCTGGACAGCCGGCGGCTTTTTTAATTCAGTATGTGATTCGAAAATCTTTCCAGTTCGGATTATAGACCATTGGGCTGATTTGCTTGTCCCGCAGATACCCCACGAAATGCTCGCTGATTTCATTCAGACAGCCCTGCACGGCTTCGGGGGAGCCCTGAAAGACCGCTTCCACCGTCCCGTCGGGAAGGTTTCTCACCCAGCCGGTCAGGTTGTACCGCTCGGCAATCCGACGCGTTGTATAGCGAAACCCGACTCCCTGCACCCGTCCGGAAAAGATAACATGTTCGGCAATCGGTTCCATCTCAATCCGCCCAAATCACACGCCCCTGTGCCCATTGGTAAAGGGCTTCCACCCGCTCCCGCATCGTAACTGACAGCGGGACCGTATTGCGCACCGATTCGAGGAGAAGATCTGTATCCACCTCTTTTTTCTGGTGGAAGGCCTTGTACAGAGCCGAGAGAACGGCCTGCTCAATCTCCGAACCGCTGAATCCTTCGGCCGCCTCCGCCAGGGCCTCCAAATCAAACTCTTCCGGCTTCCGCTTGCGTTTTTTCAGATGAATCGCAAAAATTTCCCGCCGTACCTCTTTGCCGGGCAGGCCGACAAAAAAGATTTCATCAAACCGGCCCTTTCGCAGCAGTTCCGGCGGCAGGGCCTCAATGTCGTTGGCCGTGGCCACCAGAAACACCGGCTGCTTGTGTTCCTGCATCCAGGTCAGCAGCGTCGCAAACATCCGTTTGCTCAGCCCGCCGTCCGTGCTTTGGCTGGCGGCGGAGGCAAACGCCTTTTCAATCTCATCAATCCACAAAATCGCCGGCGACATCGCCTCAATCTGGCGCAGCGCCTTTCGCAGGTTGTTTTCCGATTCGCCGATATACTTGTTGTAAAGGGTTCCGCAGTCGAGCCGAAAGAGCGGCTGACGCCACGCCGCCGCAATCGCTTTGGCACACAAACTCTTCCCCGCTCCCTGCACGCCGAGGATGAGAATCCCCCGCGGCGGGGTCAGTCCGAATTCAGCCGCCTGAGGACTGAAGGCCTTTTCGCGGGTTGCCAGCCATTCTTTTAAGTTTTTCATCCCGCCGATTTCGTCCAGCGTCAGGGGGGCCTCGACATATTCCAGCAGAGCATCGGCCTCCAGAAGGCGGCGTTTGCCGGCGATAATCCGGTTGACGTCCTCATCATCCAGCCGGTGGTCGCCCGCCACGGCCTCCTCCACCACCCGGCGGGCCTGGCGAATCGAAAGCCCCCGCAGATTCCGAATGATGGCCTTCAGGCCCTGTTTGCTTAAGCCGATTTCCAGCGGGGTTTTGTTGTGGATTTGACGCAGGGTATTTCGAAAAACGTTTTCCAGTTCTTCTTCACTCGGCAGCGACAGCTCAAACCGCCGGCTGTAGCTGCGGATGCACTCCGGCAGACAATCCTCCCCGTCAATCAGAATCAGAACATTCTGGTTAAGTTCAACCCGATGGATGGTGTCCCGCAGCATCCGCAGAATCAGATGAGACTGAAGATACCTGCCCAAATCCAGCGCAACGCAGAACGTGCGGGAAGGCAGGTTGCAGAACTCCTTGAGTCCCTCTTCCGGAGACGGGTTTTCCGTTTTGCCGCCCAGCACCGGGTGGAGGCCGTCTCGGCTGCCGCGTCCGACGGACCAAATCCGCATCTTCCAGTCCAGGATTTGAGCGGCCTTGCGAATGAGCTCGAGGGCCTGATGCTCCTCATAGGTGACAATCGAAAGGCAGCTGACCCCGCCTTCCACCAGCCGGAGCAGTTCCTGAACATCATTCATCGCTGTTTCTGACTTGGCCATCCTGATTGGTATGGTACCGGCGGACCGCAAAATTTCAAGTTTTTTCATCGGCGGCTTCGGGCGGCTTTTTCCGAGAACTGCGGCCGGACAGGGACCGTAAGAATATATTGTGAAACATGCGAAAACAAAACGATGGTTTCTGTGGTTGTGCTGTGTTTGGCCGATGATTTCGTCGGCACACGCTCGCAGGGAGGCCGCCATGATTCCCTATTCGCTGACAAAGTACGCACAAACAGTCCTGAAAATCCAGGACCCCAATCAGCTCCTATCGCTGCCGGCGGCGACCTTTGGGGCCGGCTGCTACTGGGGTGTTGAACAGGCCTTCCGTGAGGTTCCCGGTGTGGCCGCGACGGCCGTTGGGTTTATGGGCGGACGAATCGAAAATCCGACGTATGAGCGGGTCTGCCGCGGCGATACCGGCCATGCGGAGGTTGTTCAGCTGCGATATGACCCCAATGCGGTTTCTTATATTCAGCTGCTGACGGTCTTTTTTGAAATCCACAATCCCACCCTGAAGAACCGCCAGGGCAACGACATCGGCACACAGTATCGCTCGGTCATTTTTATCCATAATCCGGAACAGGAAAAAGCCGTCCGGACAGCTATAGCCGATTTAAACAAAAGCGGCCGGTATCGTCGGCCGATTGTTACGGAAATTGTTCCGGCCGGCACATTTTGGCCCGGTCCCGAATCCCACCAGCGCTATTTGGAAAAGAATCCGGCGGGCTATTGTCATATTCACTTTCCGGTCCCTGTTATCGAAGAGCTGAAGAAATCTGTCCCCGCCGAGCCCAATCAGGTTCCTTCAAAAAAGGAAGATTGACTTTTTGACAGCAGTGCCGTTCAATCTGCGGCCATGAAATACAAAGGAATCCTATTTGATTTGGACGGTACGCTGGTCGATACGCTCGAGGATTTGACCGATGCAATGAATTGGGGCCTTCAGCAGCTCGGTTTTCCGACGCATTCGCCCCAGGCCTGCCGAGAGATGATTGGCTACGGCACCCGCGAATTTGCCCGCAGGGCCTTGCCGGCCGGTCAGGAGCATTTGACCGAACGGCTCCAGTCTTTGATGCTGAACTATTATCACCATCATTGTCTTGAGAAGACCCGTCCCTATGACGGTCTGCAGGAGGTTTTGCCTCGTTTGAAACAGCTGGGGGTGCAGCTGGCGGTCATCTCCAATAAAAACCATCCCCAAACGGTCAAGATTGTCGAGTATTATTTCGGTCCGCGTACCTTTGATTTTATTTGCGGAATGTCGGACTCTTTCCGTCCCAAACCCGCCCCTGATATGGCTCTGGCGGCTCTAAATGCCCTTTCGCTAACCCCGTCACAAGTCCTTCTTGTAGGCGATAGTGATATGGATATCCTCACGGCTCGTGCCGCCGGCATAGAGCCCGTCGGCGTCAGCTGGGGATTTCGTCCTGTCGAACGGCTCAAAGAAGCCGGGGCGGCGAAGATTTTAAATCATCCTCAGGAAATTCTCACCCTGTTGTAATTGGGGTTGACGTTTAAGGTTTGGTTTTTTACAATAATGAAAGAAGGATGCTCCCGCGAGAAATTCACCGCTAAAGGGTTCTTTTTTGCAGAAAGTGAAACCACAGGGGTCGGCGGGGAGAAACTATGCGCGACCCATGTCAATTTTGTCATTGGCGGGCCCGGAAGGAGAAGTTTCCGAAGACGAAAACCCCTCATTCAGGCGAAAATCACATTTTGAATCCAGTTGAGGAGGAACCGCCAAACCGGTCTTTTGTTTTTGGGGGATGGACGGAGGTCATCGAGAGTCACTCGGATGCCCTGTTTCTTTTTGACGAACAATTTTCCTGTCTTTATGCCAATCGGTCGGCTGTCTCTTTTCTGCGGCAATGCGGACAGGGTCGAAAATCCTGGAATCTTTGCGACAGGGCTCAGAACCAGCCGGAGCCGTTTGCTCTCTGGCTTCAGAAAGTTCAGCAGATTTTCCGCACAGGCAGACGAGCCCAATTCCTTTCTGAATTGAGGCATCAGGAGCCAATGAAAATCCTGCAGACGGAATGCATTCCCGTTCGAGATTCCACCCAAAAGGTTCACGCGGTTATCCTTTTGTGCCGAGACATTACGGAATACAAAAAGATGCAGGAACAGCTGGCGGAGCAGGAAAACAAATACAAAGAACTGTATAATCAATCCCCGATCGGTCTGTACCGAACGCGGGTCAGCGACGGCAAGCTGCTTGAATGCAACAGAGCCCTGGCGGATTTATTGGGCTACAGCAGCGTCGAAGAGTGTACGGCGGAGCATTATTCGGTTCATCATTATGTCCAGCCGCAGCAAAGGCAAATCTTGTTAGAGCGTCTGAAGAAAGAGAAAAAAATCACGGGCTTTGAAATCCAGGTTCGCCGGGAGGATGGAAAAATTATTTGGGTGGAAATAACAGCAGAGCTCTATCCGAACGAGGGGTATATTGAAGGGGCGATGAGGGAGATTACCGCGGCCAAGATTCTTACGGAGACAGAGAAGAGGATTCTCGAACTTGTCATGCAGGGCAAAAGCAGCCGACAGATTGCCAGAGAGATGTTTCGCTCTGTACGAACCATTGAAGACCATCGTGCGCACATTATGCACAAACTGAATGCCCATAATCTGGTGGAATTGGCGGCAGCAGCCCGATCATTGTCAAAACAAAAATAGACAAAAAAGAGGTATGATGGTTTTTATAGAAAATCCCGTAGTTTCCACGATTGTTAGGTCGGCGGAGTTCGGTTAATCTTAAACATAATAGGTTATTATGGAGAGGAGAGGGTGAGGGAAGATATTCCCCAATTATCTCCTCGTAAGTGGAAAAGCGGCTTTGTTTTGGAAAGGAGTGAGGAAATGAAGAATGGGATTGTATGTCTGGCAGCGGCTCTAATCCTTTTAGGGTCGCTGGGGGCGGAAGGGGCACTGTATTTTAGCCCCGATCTGTCCACAATCGCGGGGATGAGCAAAACATGGGATGCGGCAAACACCACGTCTTCAGACCTGACAGTTCAGAACGTAGGCATGGCAATCCGATTTTCCTGCCTGCTTCAATCTGGAGACGGGACGGCGGACGGCTGGGCCTCGATGGGGGTCGGATATGATTGGCCGCCGCCGGCAGGATTGCAGGACTTAAGCGGCTATGATGGGTATGCCCTTAACTTCCTGAATACCAACAACAGTGCCCGGTTTGTCAATCTCTATCTGAACACCGGCTGGACCGACCCGCCCTACAATGAACCGGATAATTTTTATCAAAGCGACTGGGTTGAGCTGCTGCCGGGTCAGATGACAACAATCATCCTCGATTTTTCCGCTGTAGGGGCTGTGAATCTCCATCATGTAACCAATATCGGATTCCAGGTTGGAGCTAATATGGATGAGTATCCCTATTGGGCCCCGACGAATCCCTCGAATCCGGACTGGTATCACATTGATGTGTCCCCGATTCCCGAACCGGCTAGTCTCGGCTTGATAGGACTGGGACTTTGGCTGGTCGGGCGTAAAAAATAAACGTTTCAGGCAGGGATTCGCCTGGAAAAGAGGTTCCTTTCAGCAAGGAACCTCTTTTTTTGTATCTGTGCTGGAAAACCTTGTCGAAAAAGGTCTTTTTTGGTAGATTGCCGGCTGGCGGATTACAGAAAAAACAAGGTCCGGAATCGAGGTATTTTATGAAAGTTTTGCTGGTCGGCAGCGGGGGGCGGGAACACGCAATCGCCTGGAAATTAAGTCAATCCAAACAGCTCAAGCAGCTGTATATTGCCCCGGGCAATCCCGGTACAGCGGAAGTCGGCACCAATGTAGAGATTGCCGACACCAATCTTGACGGTTTGGTTTCCTTTGCCAAGGACAAGCGGATAGACCTGGTGGTGGTCGGACCGGAGGACCCGCTGGCCGCCGGGCTTGTCAACCGGCTGGAAGCGGAAGGAATTTTGGCATTTGGGCCGACACAGGAAGCTGCACGGCTGGAGGCCGACAAGGCCTTTGCCAAGCATATCATGCGGGCCAACAGCATTCCGACTGCCGAAGCCAGAATCTTTACCCATTATGAAGACGCCAAAATGTATATCGCCAGCCGGGATGAACCCGTCGTCGTCAAGGCCGCCGGTCTGGCCAAAGGCAAGGGAGTTTTTGTCTGCGATGACCCCGCGGACGGCATCCTGGCTGCCGAGAAGATTATGGTCAATAAAATCTTCGGCGATGCGGGCAATACCATTGTGGTGGAAGATAAGCTGCTCGGGCAGGAGGCCTCGGTTCTGGCTTTCGTGGACGGGCGGACGATTTATGTGATGGAAAGCGCGCAGGACCACAAACCCATCGGAGAACAGGATACCGGGCCGAATACCGGCGGGATGGGGGCCTACAGTCCGGCCCCGATTGTCACGGATGCCCTGATGGACCAGATTATCCGGGAAATTCTTGTGCCCCTCGTCGATGGAATGAACCGCAACGAAACGCCTTACAAAGGGGTGCTGTATGCGGGGCTGATGATTACGCCGGGCGGGCCGCGTGTGCTCGAATTCAATGCCCGATTCGGTGACCCGGAAACCCAACCCATCCTGATGCGGATGAAAAGCGACCTTTTGGAAGTGATGGAGGCCGTCTGCCGAGGCCGTCTGTCCGATGTTACGATAGAGTGGGACCCCCGGCCTGCTGTGTGTGTCGTGATGGCCTCTCAAGGCTATCCGGATGCCTACGAGAAGGGCAAGGTGATTACCGGTCTGGAGGAGGCATCTCGGCTGAAAGATGTCAAAGTCTTCCATGCGGGCACGGCCAAACGCGATGGACAAATCGTCACGGCCGGCGGGCGGGTGCTGGGGGTGACAGCGATGGGACAGACGATTGCCGACGCCAAAAAACGCGCCTATGAGGCCGTTTCATTGATTCATTTTGAGGGGGCTTATTACCGCAGAGATATTGCCGATAAGGCCCTGCGGTAGTCTGGACTGCGGCAAAGCAGAGAGCCGGTTTCCGATGAAGGTCAAGACCTATATCCGATGGCTTCACCCGCGGCGGGTCAGCCGATTGGCCGAGCGGGTTGCATGGATAGGCGGACTGGCAATCGGATTCCTTTTTTTGTTTTATTTGGCATCTGATTGGTTCCTCACTCCGAAACTGAAGCGGATTTTGGAATCCGGGACCGGTGCGGCGGTCTGTCTGGAGCATGTTCGTTGGCGAAGCCCCTTTACCCTGCGGCTGACCGGATTGATTCTGGCGGAAGATGCCGCCTGTCCTCAGGAAACGCTGCTTTTCTGGGCGGAACAGGCGGATTGCGTTTTGTCGTGGAAGCAGCTGCTGCGGCTGGATGTTCAGCCCCAGCGGATTCGAATCAAAAGGGCGGCGGCGGAACTGCGGTACGACGCCGATTCCAAACAGTGGAATCTGAACCTTTTCAAATCGGCCGGAAAGGGAAAACGGCCCGTCCGAATACCTGACATCATTATAGAAGCAGGCC is part of the Anaerohalosphaeraceae bacterium genome and encodes:
- a CDS encoding YifB family Mg chelatase-like AAA ATPase produces the protein MLSRLYSVTVEGIEGVLCEVEVDVSRGGFERPVIVGLPDTAVKESIERVRSAVINSGFRYPDTQSLINLAPADVKKVGPAFDLPIALGILACSGALSPEALRDYVVIGELALDGRVRPVTGVLSMAMTAAAGGFSKMIVPLDNAREAAVVKDIEVFPVGSLAQTAALLSGQLPIEPTTVDLEALFEECGTYEVDFADVKGQESVKRALTIAAAGGHNLMMIGPPGTGKTMLAQRMATILPPMTLPESLETTQIYSAVGLLPKDKALIAARPVRAPHHTASGPSLVGGGTHPRPGELSLAHHGILFLDEFAEFPRHVLEMIRQPLEEGQVTVSRAKGTLRFPARFILIAAMNPCPCGYFGTAMRRCRCTPTQIERYMAKISGPLMDRMDIHIDVPPVEFRKLRSRRSGDGSAQIRLQVQQARQIQRQRFDHPFMTNAAMGHKQVEQFCTLDSTSEMMLRQAMTEFALSARAHDKICKVARTIADLEGAENIQPAHIAEAVGYRKLDRKL
- a CDS encoding PrsW family glutamic-type intramembrane protease, yielding MEAQTDNPVQPRHSVSPAFLLMVVLPPLAAVWLVNRFVPEPPDDASRLAAAVKMRNPEAVRTAVERLRTEHPASLPYHILYAETFFQKDGGASSVSALFEEYAGWLNDSEPNRRDIGRLVYALIHIKTGQLIQASAYLQQIENPHWPYVHLFLGQALAGQGNYSQARAAFEAEIQNRGHTAAAVKELADLFEKTQDSQSLRRLCENPHFRAFLPAPTVRRLALRNRQPLVYAAAVFRPFRQAAHPTGIAAAFFILLLWVGFLRRLDLFEPEKARWVWLTVLMGMAALLLVFPLGDLLAVSFSLRLNVSAGRDLLYCIVAIGLAEEAVKLLPVLVILRFTKEINESIDYLIYASLGALGFAFLENILYFDRSGLSLVKTRAMMCCVGHMFYTSLVMYGVILARYGRTGTVRRNVLFCFLLASFLHGFYDFFLISRFVWKEARLISVGLVFLEVLLYVRMLNNALNQSKYFDAAQASRLFRLRERLGAGLVGVVMLEYLAAALAVGPSLAYEQFRGTISFTWVLVFFFASALGTYNLRRGFWLPWLRKPKLPTQNLVAGEQL
- a CDS encoding imidazole glycerol phosphate synthase cyclase subunit, which produces MKKSVRIMPCLDMQNGRVVKGVHFVDIRDAGDPVACAQAYCEAGADELAMLDITATVENRPTLLEVVRRTAEAVTVPFTVGGGITDAASAEAVLEAGADKISVSSAAFRRPSVIGEMVKEFGPERITVAIDVDRNPALPSGYEVYIDGGRTATGTDALEWAKRVDGFGVSVILPTSKAADGAKTGYDLPLIEAIARNCSAEVVASGGAGTMEHFYQAVQAGASILLAASVFHFHLIDIPQLKRYLKSKGVPVSLSEK
- the dtd gene encoding D-aminoacyl-tRNA deacylase; its protein translation is MRAVVQRVKKAVCRVDGQITGQIQQGLLVFVGIGAEDADADAVYLADKIAHLRVFEDADGRMNRNVQQVGGGVLLISQFTLYGDCRKGRRPDFTAAAGPEKARKMYEEFIELLRAKGLTVQTGIFAAMMEIDCLQDGPVTILLDSRRLF
- a CDS encoding acylphosphatase, which translates into the protein MEPIAEHVIFSGRVQGVGFRYTTRRIAERYNLTGWVRNLPDGTVEAVFQGSPEAVQGCLNEISEHFVGYLRDKQISPMVYNPNWKDFRITY
- a CDS encoding AAA family ATPase codes for the protein MNDVQELLRLVEGGVSCLSIVTYEEHQALELIRKAAQILDWKMRIWSVGRGSRDGLHPVLGGKTENPSPEEGLKEFCNLPSRTFCVALDLGRYLQSHLILRMLRDTIHRVELNQNVLILIDGEDCLPECIRSYSRRFELSLPSEEELENVFRNTLRQIHNKTPLEIGLSKQGLKAIIRNLRGLSIRQARRVVEEAVAGDHRLDDEDVNRIIAGKRRLLEADALLEYVEAPLTLDEIGGMKNLKEWLATREKAFSPQAAEFGLTPPRGILILGVQGAGKSLCAKAIAAAWRQPLFRLDCGTLYNKYIGESENNLRKALRQIEAMSPAILWIDEIEKAFASAASQSTDGGLSKRMFATLLTWMQEHKQPVFLVATANDIEALPPELLRKGRFDEIFFVGLPGKEVRREIFAIHLKKRKRKPEEFDLEALAEAAEGFSGSEIEQAVLSALYKAFHQKKEVDTDLLLESVRNTVPLSVTMRERVEALYQWAQGRVIWAD
- the msrA gene encoding peptide-methionine (S)-S-oxide reductase MsrA is translated as MIPYSLTKYAQTVLKIQDPNQLLSLPAATFGAGCYWGVEQAFREVPGVAATAVGFMGGRIENPTYERVCRGDTGHAEVVQLRYDPNAVSYIQLLTVFFEIHNPTLKNRQGNDIGTQYRSVIFIHNPEQEKAVRTAIADLNKSGRYRRPIVTEIVPAGTFWPGPESHQRYLEKNPAGYCHIHFPVPVIEELKKSVPAEPNQVPSKKED